A genomic region of Prosthecobacter algae contains the following coding sequences:
- the gpmI gene encoding 2,3-bisphosphoglycerate-independent phosphoglycerate mutase produces MAKKPVVLIIRDGWGINPGGKAQAEANGDATLLARTPFHDHLYATYPRGTVSASGEDVGLPDGQMGNSEVGHLNLGAGRVVYQDLTRINKSIRDGELATMPALVEAFHKAKGKRLHFMGLISDGGVHSHQEHLVALCNSAKMAGVDDIMVHAITDGRDTDPKGGAAYVAKLETDLTFSGAKIATVIGRYYAMDRDTRWDRNKLAWDAIVLGRGEKRSDAPHTAIRAAYDLDPRGDEFLLPMIFSHADEQRIRDGDVIVWFNFRADRARQLSDAFLKTGFEGFDREVHPLVNYYTLTEYDATYYALGCRVIFGPESLSNNLGQIIAAAGLTQLRAAETEKYPHVTFFFNSGVEEPNPGEDRYLAISPKEVPTYDKKPQMSAPDLTFEVLRRLENYDAVIMNFANPDMVGHTGVVPAGIHACETIDFGVKLIVEKVLELGGKLFITADHGNCELMRNPDGSPNTAHTTNLVHGIYVAADAANYTVKNGKLADIAPTLLDMLGVAQPAEMTGESLIARK; encoded by the coding sequence ATGGCCAAAAAACCTGTTGTTCTGATTATCCGTGATGGCTGGGGCATCAATCCCGGCGGCAAAGCGCAAGCTGAAGCGAATGGCGATGCTACCCTGCTGGCACGCACTCCGTTTCACGATCACCTCTACGCCACCTACCCGCGCGGCACCGTGAGCGCCAGTGGCGAAGATGTGGGCCTGCCGGACGGCCAGATGGGCAACAGCGAAGTCGGCCACCTGAATCTGGGTGCCGGGCGCGTGGTGTACCAGGACCTGACCCGAATCAACAAAAGCATCCGCGATGGCGAGCTGGCCACCATGCCAGCCTTGGTAGAAGCCTTCCATAAAGCCAAAGGTAAGCGTCTGCATTTCATGGGGCTCATCAGCGATGGAGGGGTACACTCCCACCAGGAGCACCTCGTCGCCCTGTGCAACTCCGCCAAAATGGCGGGCGTGGATGACATCATGGTACACGCCATCACCGATGGCCGCGATACCGACCCGAAAGGCGGCGCCGCCTATGTGGCCAAGCTGGAAACGGACCTGACCTTTAGCGGGGCCAAGATCGCCACTGTGATCGGTCGTTACTACGCCATGGACCGCGACACCCGCTGGGACCGCAACAAGCTGGCCTGGGACGCCATCGTGCTGGGCCGGGGTGAAAAACGCAGCGATGCGCCCCACACCGCCATTCGCGCGGCCTATGATCTGGACCCACGCGGCGATGAGTTCCTGCTGCCCATGATTTTCTCCCATGCCGATGAGCAGCGTATCCGCGATGGGGACGTCATCGTCTGGTTCAACTTCCGCGCCGACCGTGCCCGCCAGTTGAGCGACGCCTTTTTGAAGACTGGGTTTGAGGGCTTTGACCGCGAAGTCCACCCGCTGGTGAATTACTACACCCTGACGGAATATGACGCGACTTACTATGCCCTAGGCTGTCGCGTCATCTTTGGCCCTGAAAGCCTCAGCAACAACCTGGGCCAGATCATCGCCGCCGCCGGGCTGACCCAACTGCGGGCGGCTGAAACGGAGAAGTACCCGCACGTGACCTTCTTCTTTAACAGCGGGGTGGAGGAACCGAATCCTGGCGAGGACCGCTATCTGGCCATCAGCCCGAAGGAAGTGCCCACCTACGACAAAAAACCGCAGATGAGCGCCCCGGACCTCACCTTTGAAGTCCTGCGCCGGCTGGAAAACTACGATGCGGTGATCATGAACTTCGCGAACCCCGACATGGTGGGCCACACCGGCGTGGTGCCTGCCGGGATCCATGCCTGTGAGACGATCGACTTTGGCGTGAAGCTGATCGTCGAAAAAGTGCTGGAACTGGGTGGCAAGCTCTTCATCACCGCCGACCACGGCAACTGCGAACTGATGCGCAATCCTGATGGCAGCCCGAACACCGCCCACACTACCAATCTGGTCCATGGCATCTATGTGGCTGCCGATGCCGCCAATTACACCGTGAAAAACGGCAAACTGGCTGACATTGCCCCGACCCTGCTGGACATGCTGGGGGTGGCCCAACCTGCGGAAATGACAGGTGAATCCTTGATCGCCCGAAAGTAA
- a CDS encoding cysteine desulfurase family protein, protein MPAYFDYNATTPLSPAARAAWLRASDQHWHNASSLYREAGLTSQALEAAREQFADLLGVEPERVVFTSGATESNNTLFAGLSKCLPADGVVAISAIEHPSVREAARAWLGRGRVIEIPVDDQGVVQPEVLQGILQQHSPALVSLMAANNESGVLQPWEELLEICRESGARFHSDAAQWIGKQPAGQIGTCDYLTGSAHKFGGPKGIGFLILADAEESFPLLHGGPQENSRRAGTENYPAIAAMVAALETATENIKAAQQAQSQHRGSFEAEMKAAFPGLRVISEKASRLSNTSLLVMPRHDNLKWLTRLTRRGFAISTGSACSSGKEGSSVVVQALGASWEELKRVVRVSSGPDTSAEDWQALTAAFSEVGAELDAGGRPQ, encoded by the coding sequence GTGCCTGCTTACTTCGACTACAACGCTACCACGCCCCTGTCCCCGGCGGCCCGCGCGGCCTGGTTGCGGGCCAGTGATCAGCATTGGCACAATGCCTCCAGTCTTTATCGTGAGGCAGGTCTCACCAGTCAGGCTCTGGAAGCAGCACGCGAACAGTTCGCCGATCTCCTGGGCGTGGAGCCTGAGCGCGTGGTCTTCACCTCCGGCGCGACCGAGTCTAACAACACCTTATTTGCCGGGCTTTCGAAATGCCTCCCTGCGGATGGGGTCGTGGCCATTTCTGCGATTGAACACCCCAGCGTCCGCGAGGCCGCGCGTGCTTGGCTTGGCCGGGGACGCGTGATCGAAATCCCCGTGGATGATCAGGGCGTGGTCCAACCAGAAGTGTTGCAAGGAATTCTTCAGCAGCATTCCCCTGCCCTGGTTTCCCTGATGGCTGCCAACAATGAAAGCGGCGTGCTCCAGCCCTGGGAGGAACTGTTGGAAATCTGCCGCGAATCCGGCGCGCGCTTCCACAGTGATGCCGCCCAGTGGATCGGCAAGCAGCCCGCAGGCCAGATCGGCACTTGTGATTACCTCACCGGCAGCGCCCATAAATTTGGTGGGCCCAAAGGCATCGGCTTTCTCATCCTGGCTGATGCGGAAGAAAGCTTTCCCCTCCTGCACGGTGGCCCGCAGGAAAACAGCCGCCGCGCAGGGACTGAAAACTACCCCGCCATCGCTGCCATGGTCGCTGCCCTTGAGACTGCTACTGAGAATATCAAAGCCGCTCAACAGGCTCAAAGCCAGCACCGCGGCAGCTTTGAGGCTGAAATGAAAGCTGCCTTTCCTGGGCTGCGCGTGATCTCTGAAAAGGCTTCCCGCCTTAGCAACACTTCGTTGTTGGTGATGCCCCGACACGACAACCTCAAATGGCTCACCCGCCTTACCCGGCGTGGTTTCGCCATCTCCACTGGATCCGCCTGCAGCTCTGGCAAAGAAGGATCCTCCGTCGTGGTTCAGGCCCTCGGGGCCAGTTGGGAGGAGTTGAAGCGAGTCGTTCGGGTCAGCAGCGGCCCCGACACCTCGGCGGAGGACTGGCAGGCACTTACTGCCGCCTTTTCAGAAGTCGGGGCGGAGCTGGATGCGGGTGGCAGGCCGCAATGA
- a CDS encoding FAD-dependent oxidoreductase: MSDLTSSSDFKRRAFLRAALSGAILPTGLTLAAEEGEAKPGVFQEPAHELPLVQDADVIVCGAGPAGVTAAITAARAGARVRLFEWRGCLGGVWTAGLLGYFLDFNKPGFAKELRDKLDARGARANSTSTSRFCYDPEALKQLLEELCVEAGVKFQLHTRVAAAFKEGRRLTTIVTESKSGRQAWTAPIFIDATGDGDLGAQAGCQFEIGEAAECPCQPMSLNALLMVKDVEQMREFVRFGVPKPDENKDADKKKLIKETIASTGHFPSYAGATLWHVHGNLVFAMFNHEYGIKPWDAAEITAATVRARAEMHKMINGLRSLGGAWEGVQIVATAEQIGVRDGRRIVGRYAVKQDDLIVGARHEDGVTRASFGVDVHATTADHNKQAPIHATKIKVKPYDIPLRAMIAADVDGLMMAGRCISGDFISHSSYRVTGNAVGMGEGAGVVAAIAATSKRLPHEVTWAEGEAKLREMNQRV, encoded by the coding sequence ATGTCTGACCTCACTTCCTCCTCCGATTTTAAACGTCGCGCCTTTCTTCGTGCTGCCCTTTCCGGGGCCATTCTGCCGACTGGACTGACGCTGGCCGCAGAGGAGGGGGAAGCCAAACCGGGCGTTTTTCAGGAGCCTGCCCATGAACTGCCTCTGGTGCAGGATGCAGATGTCATCGTCTGCGGTGCAGGGCCTGCTGGGGTGACGGCGGCCATTACGGCTGCACGGGCGGGAGCACGTGTGCGCCTGTTTGAATGGCGTGGCTGCCTGGGCGGGGTGTGGACAGCGGGGCTGCTGGGTTATTTTCTCGACTTTAACAAACCGGGTTTCGCTAAGGAATTGCGCGATAAACTGGACGCACGAGGAGCTCGAGCGAATTCCACCAGCACCTCCCGGTTCTGTTATGATCCCGAGGCTTTGAAGCAACTGCTGGAGGAACTTTGTGTGGAGGCGGGCGTGAAATTCCAGCTCCATACCCGCGTGGCAGCCGCTTTTAAAGAAGGTCGTCGCCTAACCACGATTGTGACAGAGTCCAAATCCGGTCGCCAAGCCTGGACCGCCCCCATTTTCATTGATGCCACCGGTGATGGCGACCTGGGAGCACAGGCTGGCTGCCAGTTTGAAATCGGCGAGGCCGCCGAGTGTCCCTGCCAGCCCATGTCGCTGAATGCTCTGCTGATGGTGAAGGATGTCGAGCAGATGCGGGAGTTTGTCCGCTTCGGTGTGCCTAAGCCTGATGAGAACAAAGATGCGGATAAGAAAAAGCTCATCAAGGAAACCATCGCCAGCACGGGGCATTTCCCTTCCTATGCAGGGGCCACGCTGTGGCATGTGCATGGCAATCTGGTGTTTGCCATGTTTAATCATGAGTATGGGATTAAGCCCTGGGATGCGGCGGAGATCACTGCCGCCACGGTGCGGGCTCGCGCGGAGATGCACAAGATGATCAACGGACTGCGCAGCCTCGGGGGAGCATGGGAGGGCGTTCAAATCGTCGCCACGGCGGAACAAATCGGCGTGCGGGATGGTCGCCGCATCGTGGGCCGTTATGCGGTGAAGCAGGACGACTTGATTGTGGGTGCCCGCCATGAAGATGGGGTCACCCGGGCCAGCTTTGGGGTGGATGTCCATGCCACCACGGCGGATCACAATAAGCAGGCACCCATTCATGCCACCAAAATCAAAGTGAAGCCCTATGACATCCCTCTGCGCGCCATGATCGCCGCCGACGTGGATGGCCTCATGATGGCAGGGCGCTGCATCAGCGGTGACTTCATTTCCCACTCCAGCTATCGGGTGACCGGCAATGCCGTGGGCATGGGAGAAGGTGCAGGCGTGGTAGCCGCAATTGCTGCCACGTCAAAGCGCCTGCCCCATGAGGTGACGTGGGCTGAGGGGGAGGCCAAGCTACGCGAGATGAATCAGCGCGTTTGA
- a CDS encoding MBL fold metallo-hydrolase, with protein MRFRNLTRRREIGANCYLLESGKNRVVLDAGMHPKEVGFNALPDFGALPHETADALFITHAHHDHIGALPVLMRKQPKSPVFMTEPTGEITSAMLHNSVNVMTSQREEQSIHEYPLFTHRELDENRAQYVYRDLERPFEVPNSDLMASFHDAGHIMGSAGIMIRQNGSSLFYTGDVNFENQTITRAADFPTEGIDVLVVETTRGTYERPADYSRKGEKERLAALIRETFDANGSVLIPVFALGKTQEVMLMLHELREEGLIPEMPLRIGGLGTKVTVLYDHYADRVRRNYPGFRLLEDVSMLVPPRRKRGPGRPQIDYQPRTIYALSSGMMTEGTTSNSFANKFIDNPRNAVAFVGYTDPLSPGYRLRTAKAGEKIKLSADLPAVELHARIESFDLSAHATREQIAEYVEKVKPKKLLMVHGEEPSQAWFSARFAETLNRDTEIIRPETHAPIDLW; from the coding sequence ATGCGTTTCCGTAATCTTACCCGCCGCCGCGAGATCGGGGCCAACTGCTACCTTCTCGAGTCCGGTAAAAATCGAGTCGTCCTGGACGCCGGGATGCACCCGAAAGAGGTGGGTTTCAATGCTCTGCCAGACTTTGGCGCCCTGCCGCATGAGACGGCAGATGCCCTTTTCATTACCCACGCTCACCATGATCACATCGGCGCGCTGCCGGTTCTGATGCGCAAGCAGCCAAAGAGTCCGGTGTTCATGACGGAGCCGACGGGGGAGATCACCAGCGCCATGCTGCACAACTCGGTGAATGTGATGACCTCCCAGCGTGAGGAGCAAAGCATCCATGAATACCCGCTTTTCACCCACCGTGAGCTGGATGAAAACCGTGCCCAATATGTGTATCGTGACCTGGAGCGCCCGTTTGAGGTGCCTAACAGCGATCTCATGGCCAGCTTTCACGATGCTGGCCACATCATGGGCTCCGCAGGGATCATGATCCGGCAGAATGGCAGCAGTCTGTTTTACACAGGCGATGTGAATTTCGAGAACCAAACCATCACCCGCGCTGCAGATTTCCCCACCGAAGGCATTGATGTGCTGGTGGTGGAAACGACCCGCGGCACCTATGAACGGCCTGCCGACTACAGCCGCAAAGGTGAAAAGGAGCGTCTCGCCGCGCTGATCCGTGAAACGTTTGATGCCAATGGTTCCGTCCTCATCCCGGTCTTTGCCCTGGGCAAAACCCAGGAAGTGATGCTGATGCTGCATGAGCTGCGTGAGGAAGGTCTCATCCCTGAAATGCCGCTGCGAATCGGTGGTCTGGGCACCAAAGTGACTGTACTCTATGATCACTATGCGGACCGTGTGCGCCGCAACTACCCCGGCTTCCGCTTGCTGGAAGACGTGAGCATGCTGGTGCCACCGCGCCGCAAACGCGGCCCAGGTCGCCCGCAGATTGATTACCAGCCCCGCACCATTTATGCCCTCTCCAGCGGCATGATGACGGAAGGCACGACTTCGAACTCCTTCGCGAACAAGTTCATTGATAACCCGCGCAATGCCGTCGCTTTTGTGGGTTACACCGATCCCCTCTCCCCAGGCTATCGCCTGCGTACGGCGAAGGCGGGTGAGAAGATCAAGCTCTCGGCCGACCTGCCAGCCGTCGAGCTGCATGCCCGCATCGAAAGCTTTGACCTCAGCGCCCACGCCACCCGTGAGCAGATCGCCGAGTACGTGGAAAAGGTGAAGCCTAAAAAGCTGCTTATGGTGCACGGCGAAGAACCTTCCCAAGCGTGGTTCAGCGCCCGTTTTGCAGAGACCCTGAACCGCGACACCGAAATCATCCGGCCGGAGACCCACGCGCCGATTGATCTTTGGTGA
- a CDS encoding dihydrodipicolinate synthase family protein, which translates to MKTTPVTTADLRSSVIAVPPLCRNADLSLSREENKKLIDHMYAGGIRTLLYGGNANLYNIAISEYDALLSMLTDLAPADLWMVPSIGPMYGTAMDQAAILKDHKFPTAMLLPTLFPSKPAGVATAIRHLVEKAGMKLVLYIKDESYITPEHAAELVNDGLISWIKYAVVKPNPADDLYLTKLVSLVNPDLIVSGIGEQPAIIHLRDFGITGFTAGCVCVAPRLSMDLLRAIDAKDYDRAEQIREIFLPLEDQRNAHSPILVLHHAVALAGIAKTGPVLPLLTELPDELLPGIEKAAKDLLVNAA; encoded by the coding sequence ATGAAGACCACGCCTGTCACCACCGCCGACCTCCGCAGCTCCGTCATCGCCGTCCCGCCGCTGTGCCGGAATGCGGACCTCAGTCTCAGCCGTGAGGAGAACAAAAAGCTGATCGACCACATGTACGCGGGTGGCATCCGCACCCTGCTTTATGGCGGCAATGCGAATCTCTACAACATCGCCATCTCCGAATACGACGCTCTGCTCTCCATGCTCACAGATCTCGCCCCGGCCGATCTCTGGATGGTGCCTAGCATCGGGCCGATGTACGGCACGGCGATGGACCAGGCAGCCATCCTGAAGGATCACAAGTTCCCGACAGCCATGCTGCTGCCGACTCTTTTCCCTTCCAAGCCTGCGGGTGTGGCCACGGCCATCCGCCATCTGGTGGAAAAAGCAGGCATGAAGCTGGTGCTCTACATCAAGGACGAATCCTACATCACCCCGGAACACGCGGCAGAGCTCGTCAATGATGGCCTCATTTCCTGGATCAAATACGCCGTGGTGAAGCCTAACCCGGCCGATGACCTTTACCTCACCAAGCTGGTCTCCCTGGTGAACCCAGACCTGATCGTCAGCGGCATTGGCGAGCAGCCTGCCATCATCCATCTGCGCGATTTCGGCATTACCGGCTTCACCGCAGGCTGCGTCTGCGTCGCTCCACGCCTCAGCATGGATCTCCTCCGCGCCATTGACGCCAAGGACTACGACCGCGCCGAGCAGATCCGCGAGATCTTCCTGCCTCTGGAAGACCAGCGCAATGCCCACAGTCCCATTCTGGTCCTGCACCACGCCGTCGCCCTCGCAGGCATCGCCAAAACCGGCCCCGTCCTGCCTCTGCTCACTGAGCTGCCAGATGAACTCCTCCCCGGCATCGAAAAAGCCGCGAAGGACCTGTTGGTGAACGCGGCGTGA
- a CDS encoding ATP-binding protein: protein MSLEEYPMLDRPVFVNRQEEIGLLDAFRRKAGAQFMVVYGRRRIGKTALITHWMSGRPRTKIRGFYWVAHRSTPEILLRSFSEALASCLEAEIAARLSFATWEDAFKQMFALAKTEALVAGIDEFPYLLESVPGLASLLQKIWDGHKQGSQLKLILCGSQYHMMHEQFFTPKQPLYGRATASLLLDEVSPAHLSQFLPHYSASQIVETYSVLGGVPKYLEMWDDRSPVLTNIRELLLSPATLFRHEALFLIHDEIAEPRTYLGLLEAIGGGLRTPVTIAKITGLPITHVGKYLHHLLALKLVRRVQSAEAPNVAQTRLSRYEIRDPFMRFHFEFIHPHPDLVERNRMTEHMEKITQRFDAYVGKTGYEELARRHLEALGLAGKLPFKPDTVGRAWTPRADVDVFAISRKSQTALFGECRWNTRKMDISTLTELLAKAESFPRLKKWKKHFVLFSKSGFTAELTRVAKKENVLLYEGPLLSL from the coding sequence ATGTCACTTGAAGAATATCCAATGCTGGACCGCCCGGTTTTTGTGAATCGTCAGGAGGAGATTGGTTTGTTGGATGCCTTTCGCCGTAAGGCTGGTGCACAGTTCATGGTGGTCTATGGAAGGCGGCGGATAGGCAAGACCGCGTTGATCACCCACTGGATGTCTGGGCGTCCCCGGACGAAAATTCGTGGTTTTTACTGGGTGGCTCATCGCAGTACGCCCGAGATCCTGCTGCGCAGTTTTTCTGAAGCCTTAGCTTCTTGTCTTGAGGCTGAAATTGCGGCTCGGCTTAGCTTTGCCACCTGGGAGGATGCCTTTAAGCAGATGTTTGCTCTCGCCAAAACGGAGGCTTTGGTGGCGGGGATTGATGAGTTTCCGTACCTGCTGGAAAGTGTCCCTGGTCTCGCATCATTGCTGCAAAAAATCTGGGATGGGCATAAACAAGGATCTCAGCTCAAACTGATTTTGTGCGGCTCCCAGTATCACATGATGCATGAGCAGTTTTTTACTCCCAAGCAGCCGCTCTATGGTCGCGCCACGGCTTCGCTGTTGCTTGATGAGGTTTCGCCGGCCCATCTCAGTCAATTTCTACCGCACTACAGTGCATCCCAGATTGTCGAAACCTACAGCGTGCTGGGTGGGGTGCCAAAGTACCTGGAGATGTGGGATGACCGGTCGCCTGTGCTAACTAACATTCGCGAACTGTTGCTGTCTCCGGCTACTTTGTTCAGGCATGAGGCCTTGTTTTTGATTCATGATGAAATCGCCGAGCCGCGTACTTATTTGGGCTTGCTGGAGGCCATTGGCGGTGGGTTACGCACACCTGTGACCATTGCTAAAATCACAGGGCTGCCAATCACGCATGTGGGCAAATACCTGCATCATCTCCTGGCTCTCAAACTGGTGCGCCGGGTGCAGTCAGCCGAGGCTCCCAATGTGGCGCAGACTCGCCTCAGTCGATATGAGATCCGCGATCCCTTCATGCGCTTTCATTTTGAATTCATTCATCCTCATCCAGATCTGGTAGAGAGAAACCGGATGACGGAGCACATGGAAAAAATAACCCAGCGCTTTGATGCTTACGTGGGTAAAACGGGTTATGAGGAGTTGGCACGCCGTCATTTGGAGGCTCTTGGTTTGGCTGGGAAACTGCCTTTCAAACCGGACACCGTGGGGCGTGCCTGGACCCCACGTGCTGACGTGGATGTTTTTGCCATCAGCCGCAAATCGCAAACGGCCTTGTTTGGTGAGTGCCGCTGGAACACCCGCAAAATGGACATATCCACACTGACGGAATTGCTGGCCAAGGCGGAGAGCTTCCCGCGTCTCAAAAAGTGGAAGAAGCACTTTGTCTTGTTTTCAAAATCTGGTTTTACGGCGGAGCTGACACGAGTCGCCAAGAAAGAAAACGTCCTTCTTTATGAAGGCCCTTTGCTGTCTTTGTGA
- a CDS encoding Gfo/Idh/MocA family oxidoreductase, translating to MNRRSSLKTILATGIAPWIVPAHVLRSQTAPSNKITLGVIGCGSQGMVDLRAFLNHDDVRVVALCDVNRKNIEKANGYYLKEKYGKADARVYSDFRELNRDPGVDAVLMALPVHWHSIPSADAVLNGKHIYHEKPMALSLQESKLVRAAVKKMGVTFQFGTQQRSDLKFRWAAELAQNGRLGKLREIQVGVPGGKTAPVWSEQPVPEHVDWDRWVGPAPMSSFHEEKLKRDNHENIRAFSLGMISCWGIHHLDIAQWGNGTDHSGPVSVEGSALYPESGGCDTALSWQVRFEYAAAAPILFANESAEVAHGARFIGEKGWVHVKRGVITASNPELLRDPANKVGAMPIKLPVSLEHTRNFVDAIQGKTKTICDIETALRSDTLPQLASICLKTQRKLTWNPEKEDFGADQEANRLMQCRELRGDWKLPVV from the coding sequence ATGAATCGTCGCTCCTCGCTTAAGACCATCCTCGCTACGGGCATCGCCCCCTGGATTGTACCCGCGCATGTGCTGCGTTCGCAGACTGCTCCTTCGAACAAAATCACCCTGGGGGTCATCGGTTGCGGGTCTCAGGGCATGGTGGACCTGCGCGCCTTCTTAAACCACGACGATGTACGCGTGGTGGCGCTCTGCGACGTGAACCGCAAGAACATCGAGAAAGCCAATGGCTACTACCTCAAGGAAAAATATGGCAAGGCCGATGCCCGCGTGTATTCAGACTTCCGGGAACTCAATCGAGATCCCGGGGTGGATGCGGTGCTGATGGCGCTGCCAGTGCACTGGCACAGCATTCCCTCGGCGGATGCCGTTCTGAACGGTAAGCACATCTACCATGAAAAACCCATGGCCTTGTCCTTGCAGGAGTCCAAGCTGGTGCGCGCGGCCGTGAAGAAGATGGGGGTGACCTTTCAGTTCGGGACCCAGCAGCGTTCGGATTTAAAATTCCGCTGGGCGGCGGAGCTGGCTCAAAATGGCCGATTGGGCAAATTGCGCGAGATTCAGGTAGGCGTACCCGGTGGAAAAACGGCTCCAGTTTGGTCCGAGCAACCCGTGCCTGAGCATGTGGACTGGGATCGCTGGGTAGGCCCGGCACCGATGTCATCCTTCCATGAAGAAAAACTGAAGCGTGACAATCACGAAAACATCCGTGCCTTTTCCCTGGGCATGATTTCCTGTTGGGGCATCCACCATCTGGACATCGCCCAGTGGGGCAATGGCACAGATCATTCCGGGCCAGTCAGCGTTGAAGGCAGCGCCCTTTATCCGGAGTCAGGCGGGTGCGATACCGCACTCTCCTGGCAGGTGCGTTTTGAATACGCCGCTGCGGCTCCCATCCTCTTTGCCAATGAAAGCGCGGAAGTGGCGCATGGGGCGCGATTCATCGGTGAAAAAGGCTGGGTCCATGTAAAACGAGGCGTCATCACGGCCAGTAATCCCGAGCTACTTCGAGACCCCGCCAACAAAGTGGGTGCCATGCCGATCAAACTGCCCGTGAGCCTGGAGCACACTCGCAATTTTGTGGATGCCATCCAGGGGAAGACCAAGACCATCTGCGACATCGAAACCGCTCTACGTAGTGACACCCTGCCTCAGCTCGCCTCCATCTGTCTCAAGACGCAGCGCAAGTTGACGTGGAATCCGGAGAAGGAAGACTTTGGTGCCGATCAAGAGGCCAATCGACTGATGCAGTGCCGTGAATTGCGTGGCGATTGGAAACTGCCTGTGGTTTAG
- a CDS encoding VOC family protein: MKNNAINWFEIFVADLSRARAFYETILNAKLQDAGMDCCEMAIFPYDNMQGIGGALTKMEGCNPGPGGSMVYLNVEGDLDGVLSRISAAGGKVIRDRFAIPPHGFIGILEDTEGNVLGLHSMV; encoded by the coding sequence ATGAAAAACAACGCCATCAACTGGTTCGAAATCTTCGTCGCCGATCTCAGCCGCGCCCGCGCTTTTTACGAAACCATCCTGAACGCCAAGCTCCAAGACGCTGGCATGGACTGCTGCGAGATGGCCATCTTCCCCTATGACAACATGCAGGGCATCGGCGGTGCCCTGACCAAAATGGAAGGCTGCAATCCCGGCCCTGGTGGCTCCATGGTTTACCTCAATGTCGAAGGCGACCTCGACGGAGTGCTCTCGCGCATCTCAGCGGCCGGAGGCAAGGTGATCCGCGACCGTTTCGCCATCCCTCCCCATGGTTTCATTGGCATCCTTGAAGACACCGAAGGCAACGTGCTGGGGCTGCACAGCATGGTTTAA
- a CDS encoding YafY family protein, protein MNRIDRLTGMILLLQSHRVITAEQIAEHYEMSVRTVYRDLAALGEAGVPIVAEAGVGYSLMRGYHMPPVMFTEHEASALFMSGEVTEQVADDSLRGSLRSALLKIRAVLPKERQDQLNRLKNAVGVWISSPRKDDEQRSIMPLQQAVIHRRCVSLGYNAGGRGEITSRTVEPLGMMFYAREWHLIAYCRLRGDFRDFRLDRMVRWEVLTEGFQGHEGFSVKTFLANTLDEHEIVPTTVLFSPAIMDRVRREMPCTCAPEQVQPDGRTRIELLAWSQEWLIGWLMSLGPQAVVEHPPAMRQQMREAALKMAALHT, encoded by the coding sequence ATGAATCGCATTGACCGCCTCACGGGCATGATCCTGCTGCTGCAAAGCCACCGCGTCATCACGGCGGAGCAGATTGCCGAGCACTATGAAATGAGCGTGCGCACGGTGTATCGGGATCTCGCGGCGCTGGGTGAGGCAGGGGTGCCCATCGTGGCAGAGGCGGGGGTGGGCTACAGCCTCATGCGCGGCTATCACATGCCGCCCGTGATGTTCACTGAGCATGAGGCCAGTGCCCTGTTCATGAGTGGTGAGGTGACGGAACAGGTAGCGGATGATTCTCTGCGAGGCTCCCTGCGCTCCGCCTTGCTCAAGATCCGGGCCGTCCTGCCCAAGGAACGTCAAGATCAACTGAATCGGCTCAAGAATGCGGTGGGCGTGTGGATCTCCTCGCCTCGCAAGGATGATGAACAGCGTTCCATCATGCCGCTGCAGCAGGCGGTTATCCACCGCCGCTGTGTGAGCCTGGGCTACAATGCCGGAGGACGTGGCGAGATCACCAGCCGCACGGTGGAGCCGCTGGGCATGATGTTTTACGCGCGGGAGTGGCACCTCATCGCCTACTGCCGCCTGCGAGGTGATTTTCGCGACTTTCGGCTAGACCGGATGGTACGCTGGGAAGTGCTTACCGAAGGCTTCCAGGGGCATGAGGGCTTCTCTGTGAAGACCTTTCTTGCCAACACTCTGGACGAGCATGAAATCGTGCCGACCACGGTCCTTTTCAGCCCCGCCATCATGGATCGGGTGCGGCGTGAGATGCCCTGCACGTGTGCCCCGGAGCAGGTGCAGCCCGATGGGCGTACGCGGATTGAGCTGCTGGCCTGGTCTCAGGAATGGCTGATCGGCTGGCTTATGAGCCTGGGCCCACAGGCAGTGGTGGAGCATCCGCCCGCGATGCGGCAGCAGATGCGGGAGGCAGCGCTGAAGATGGCAGCCTTGCATACCTGA